Within the Pseudomonas chlororaphis subsp. aurantiaca genome, the region CGCCGGGACGCAGGACGATTCGGAAACCTTGTCCGAAAACGTCTTCAGGCGCATTCAGGCGGCCATCGTCAAGGGCGAGATCGCCCCGGGCAGCAAGATCTCCGAGCCGGAACTGGCGCGCACCTATGGCATCAGCCGCGGCCCGTTGCGCGAGGCGATCCACCGCCTGGAAGGCCAGCGCCTGCTGGTGCGGGTGCCCCATGTCGGGGCGCGGGTGGTGTCCCTGAGCCATGCCGAGCTGATCGAACTCTACGAAATCCGCGAGTCCCTGGAAGGCATGGCCTGCCGCCTGGCCGCCGAGCGCATGACCAACGAGGAAATCGACGAGCTGCGCCGGGTCCTCGATACCCACGAGCGCGACGCGGCGTTCCAGGCCGGGGTCGGTTACTACCAGCAGGAAGGCGATTTCGACTTCCACTACCGGATCATCCAGGGCGCGGGCAACCGCACCCTCACGCAGATGCTCTGCGGCGAGCTGTACCAACTGGTGCGCATGTACCGCATCCAGTTTTCCGCCACGCCCAACCGCCCGCACCAGGCGTTCGCCGAGCACCACCGGATTCTCGATGCCATTGCCGATCGCGACGGCGAACTGGCCGAGTTGTTGATGCGCCGTCACATCGGCGCTTCCAAACGCAACATTGCCCGTCATTACCAGGACGGCGCCAAGCAGACAGCCACTCCACGAGGTGAGTCATGAGTTCCAATAACAAGAGCACTCCAGGCCAGCGCTTCCGCGATGCGGTCGCCAGCGAACGACCGTTGCAGGTGGTCGGCGCCATCAATGCCAACCATGCGCTGCTGGCCAAGCGCGCCGGGTTCAAGGCGATTTACCTGTCCGGTGGCGGGGTGGCGGCCGGCTCCCTCGGCGTGCCGGACCTGGGCATCACCGGGCTGGACGACGTGCTGACCGACGTGCGCCGCATCACCGACGTCTGCGACCTGCCGCTGCTGGTGGACGTG harbors:
- a CDS encoding GntR family transcriptional regulator, yielding MLDQLDPPAGTQDDSETLSENVFRRIQAAIVKGEIAPGSKISEPELARTYGISRGPLREAIHRLEGQRLLVRVPHVGARVVSLSHAELIELYEIRESLEGMACRLAAERMTNEEIDELRRVLDTHERDAAFQAGVGYYQQEGDFDFHYRIIQGAGNRTLTQMLCGELYQLVRMYRIQFSATPNRPHQAFAEHHRILDAIADRDGELAELLMRRHIGASKRNIARHYQDGAKQTATPRGES